A stretch of the Pristis pectinata isolate sPriPec2 chromosome 7, sPriPec2.1.pri, whole genome shotgun sequence genome encodes the following:
- the ankra2 gene encoding ankyrin repeat family A protein 2 isoform X1 — MAAVENPATEAESSEGGNENNSSLVEIPYIKVEPHAENLAEVGPSQNVAMGMKFVLPNRFDMNVCSRFVKSLNEEESKNIQDQVNSDLEVASVLFKAECNIQTSPGIQVRHVYTPSVTKHFSPIKQSTTLTNKHRGNEISAAPLLLHSLSVHQLAAQGELLYLASRIEQDNLLNMQDEQGFTPLMWAAAHGQIAVVEFLLQNGGDPHLLANGRESALSLASSKGYSNIVNMLLDYGCDVNEYDWNGGTPLLYAVHGNHVKCVETLLEYGADPTVETDSGFNAMDMAVGLGFKNVQQVIEAHLLKLLLNIRE; from the exons ATGGCTGCAGTGGAGAACCCAGCCACTGAGGCTGAATCATCTGAAGGTGGAAATGAGAATAATTCTTCATTGGTTGAAATTCCATACATCAAGGTGGAGCCACATGCTGAAAATCTTGCAGAAGTGGGTCCTTCCCAAAATGTTGCTATGGGAATGAAATTTGTTCTTCCCAATAGATTTGACATGAATGTTTGCTCTCGATTTGTGAAGTCTCTGAATGAGGAAGAAAGTAAAAACATTCAAGATCAGGTGAATTCTGATCTGGAAGTGGCCTCTGTATTATTTAAAG CTGAGTGCAATATACAAACTTCTCCTGGAATTCAAGTAAGGCATGTCTACACGCCATCAGTAACCAAGCACTTCTCACCCATTAAACAGTCAACAACCTTGACTAACAAACATCGTGGAAATGAAATATCTGCAGCACCCTTGCTGTTGCACT CTTTGTCTGTACATCAGCTGGCAGCACAAGGGGAATTACTTTATTTGGCGAGTCGTATAGAGCAAG ACAATCTTCTAAACATGCAAGATGAGCAAGGGTTTACTCCACTCATGTGGGCAGCAGCTCATGGACAAATTGCAGTGGTGGAGTTTCTACTACAGAAT GGAGGTGATCCACATCTTTTAGCAAATGGGAGGGAGAGTGCACTATCATTGGCCAGCAGTAAAGGCTACTCAAACATTGTAAACATGCTGCTTGATTATGGATGTGATGTGAATGAGTATGACTGG AATGGGGGAACTCCTTTGCTTTATGCTGTGCATGGAAATCATGTAAAATGTGTGGAGACGCTGTTGG AATATGGTGCTGATCCAACTGTTGAAACGGATTCAGGATTTAATGCTATGGATATGGCGGTAGGGCTGGGTTTCAAAAATG TTCAACAGGTTATCGAAGCCCATTTGCTGAAGTTGCTATTGAACATTAGAGAATGA
- the ankra2 gene encoding ankyrin repeat family A protein 2 isoform X2 produces the protein MAAVENPATEAESSEGGNENNSSLVEIPYIKVEPHAENLAEVGPSQNVAMGMKFVLPNRFDMNVCSRFVKSLNEEESKNIQDQVNSDLEVASVLFKAECNIQTSPGIQVRHVYTPSVTKHFSPIKQSTTLTNKHRGNEISAAPLLLHSLSVHQLAAQGELLYLASRIEQDNLLNMQDEQGFTPLMWAAAHGQIAVVEFLLQNNGGTPLLYAVHGNHVKCVETLLEYGADPTVETDSGFNAMDMAVGLGFKNVQQVIEAHLLKLLLNIRE, from the exons ATGGCTGCAGTGGAGAACCCAGCCACTGAGGCTGAATCATCTGAAGGTGGAAATGAGAATAATTCTTCATTGGTTGAAATTCCATACATCAAGGTGGAGCCACATGCTGAAAATCTTGCAGAAGTGGGTCCTTCCCAAAATGTTGCTATGGGAATGAAATTTGTTCTTCCCAATAGATTTGACATGAATGTTTGCTCTCGATTTGTGAAGTCTCTGAATGAGGAAGAAAGTAAAAACATTCAAGATCAGGTGAATTCTGATCTGGAAGTGGCCTCTGTATTATTTAAAG CTGAGTGCAATATACAAACTTCTCCTGGAATTCAAGTAAGGCATGTCTACACGCCATCAGTAACCAAGCACTTCTCACCCATTAAACAGTCAACAACCTTGACTAACAAACATCGTGGAAATGAAATATCTGCAGCACCCTTGCTGTTGCACT CTTTGTCTGTACATCAGCTGGCAGCACAAGGGGAATTACTTTATTTGGCGAGTCGTATAGAGCAAG ACAATCTTCTAAACATGCAAGATGAGCAAGGGTTTACTCCACTCATGTGGGCAGCAGCTCATGGACAAATTGCAGTGGTGGAGTTTCTACTACAGAAT AATGGGGGAACTCCTTTGCTTTATGCTGTGCATGGAAATCATGTAAAATGTGTGGAGACGCTGTTGG AATATGGTGCTGATCCAACTGTTGAAACGGATTCAGGATTTAATGCTATGGATATGGCGGTAGGGCTGGGTTTCAAAAATG TTCAACAGGTTATCGAAGCCCATTTGCTGAAGTTGCTATTGAACATTAGAGAATGA